In Juglans regia cultivar Chandler chromosome 5, Walnut 2.0, whole genome shotgun sequence, the following are encoded in one genomic region:
- the LOC118348444 gene encoding uncharacterized protein LOC118348444: MDEVMKLIKSCGNQLAVWNRHSFDHVQKIIFQAKQNLLRLHENGHLGNNREESEIAWAEVHKWLERDEVMWIQRSKALWLKEGNRNSKYFHMKASQRRKKNKIGKLQDENWVWQELEGRDMLVIDYFRNMFTTSSLRGSLNFLESLVGRVDNSMNEELSKVYSAKEVKVALQQMNPTKAPGPDGMSPVFFQKYWNMVGEPVISAMLDALNTVLRANSPDLRERSVTPPPVGVLKLNVDGAIFKDQYKSGLATVLRDDQGNVLMAASKVENVVEEAEAIELTTIFRGLQLCMSMGISKLLVESDCLLVVEALKQNNME, encoded by the exons ATGGATGAGGTGATGAAGCTTATAAAGTCGTGTGGTAATCAGTTGGCTGTATGGAATAGACATTCATTTGATCATgtgcaaaaaatcatttttcaagcAAAACAGAACCTGTTAAGGCTTCATGAAAATGGCCATTTGGGGAACAATAGAGAGGAATCTGAGATAGCATGGGCTGAGGTACATAAATGGCTTGAAAGGGATGAGGTTATGTGGATACAAAGATCAAAGGCTTTGTGGCTCAAAGAAGGCAACCGAAACTCCAAGTACTTTCACATGAAGGCTTCACAAAGGCGAAAGAAGAATAAGATAGGAAAACTCCAAGATGAAAATTGGGTGTGGCAAGAGTTAGAAGGAAGGGATATGCTTGTCATTGACTATTTCAGAAATATGTTCACAACTTCAAGTCTGAGGGGCTCATTGAATTTTTTGGAGTCTCTAGTTGGTAGGGTGGATAACAGTATGAATGAGGAGCTGAGCAAGGTTTATTCTGCTAAAGAGGTGAAGGTAGCTCTACAACAAATGAACCCCACAAAAGCCCCGGGCCCAGATGGTATGTCCCcagtatttttccaaaaatactgGAATATGGTGGGTGAGCCCGTGATTTCAGCAATGTTGGATGCATTAAATACAG tattaagagctaactctccggatctCCGAGAACGGAGCGTTACACCCCCTCCAGTAGGTGTGCTAAAGCTGAATGTCGATGGTGCCATTTTCAAAGATCAATATAAATCTGGTTTGGCTACAGTTTTGAGGGATGATCAAGGCAATGTCTTAATGGCAGCTAGCAAGGTTGAGAATGTGGTGGAGGAAGCCGAAGCAATTGAGTTAACTACTATATTTAGAGGCCTTCAGTTGTGCATGAGTATGGGAATCTCAAAGCTTTTAGTGGAATCTGATTGCTTGTTAGTGGTGGAGGctttaaagcaaaacaatatGGAGTGA
- the LOC108997822 gene encoding senescence-specific cysteine protease SAG39-like gives MHEKHEQWMARYGRIYEDTYEKEKRFKIFKENVAYIESFNGVANKPYKLGINQFADLTNEEFVATRNRFMGHECSTQASSFKYENVTVLPSVMDWRKKGAVTPIKDQGQCGCCWAFSAVAAMEGITKLSTGKLISLSEQELVDCDIKGIDQGCGGGLMDNAFQFIEHNQGLTTEANYPYKGVDGTCNTKEESNHAAKINGYEDVPANSEKALLKAVANQPVSVALDAEGSDFQFYSSGIFTGECGTSLDHGVTAVGYGITNDGTKYWLVKNSWGTEWGEQGYIRMQRDIDAKEGLCGIAMQASYPTA, from the exons ATGCATGAGAAGCATGAGCAGTGGATGGCTCGTTATGGGCGTATATATGAGGACACTTACGAGAAAGAGAAgcgtttcaaaatattcaaagaaaaTGTGGCATACATAGAATCATTTAATGGTGTAGCAAACAAGCCATACAAGTTAGGAATCAACCAATTTGCAGATCTTACAAATGAAGAGTTCGTAGCCACGCGAAATAGATTCATGGGGCATGAATGCTCGACACAAGCTTCttctttcaaatatgaaaatgtaACTGTGTTGCCTTCTGTAATGGACTGGAGAAAGAAAGGAGCAGTAACACCCATCAAAGACCAAGGCCAATGTG GATGTTGCTGGGCATTTTCAGCAGTGGCAGCCATGGAAGGAATTACCAAGCTATCAACTGGTAAATTAATCTCTTTGTCTGAGCAAGAGTTGGTAGACTGTGACATTAAAGGAATTGACCAAGGGTGTGGTGGCGGTTTGATGGATAATGCATTCCAATTCATCGAACATAATCAAGGCCTAACTACAGAAGCCAACTATCCTTACAAGGGTGTTGATGGAACCTGCAACACAAAGGAAGAATCCAACCATGCAGCCAAGATAAATGGCTATGAAGATGTGCCAGCAAATAGCGAAAAAGCACTTCTTAAAGCTGTAGCTAATCAACCAGTTTCTGTTGCCTTAGATGCTGAAGGTTCTGATTTCCAATTCTATTCAAGTGGTATTTTTACAGGAGAGTGTGGCACTAGCCTAGACCATGGTGTTACCGCTGTTGGTTACGGGATCACCAATGACGGGACCAAGTATTGGCTAGTGAAGAACTCATGGGGTACAGAATGGGGTGAACAAGGGTACATAAGGATGCAAAGAGATATTGATGCAAAGGAAGGCCTATGTGGTATAGCAATGCAAGCCTCTTATCCAACCGCATAA
- the LOC108997821 gene encoding nuclear speckle splicing regulatory protein 1-like — protein sequence MNKLGYGLNLRLSAQQKKKQQSSKPPRPPPFGFNDEDEDNVEREISRQASKNKSLKDIEEQQKKALEEDPTVFDYDGVYDEMKQKAVLPRVQDQEERKSRYIQLLKEKTKEREQYREVVFERKIAKERSKDDHLYADKDKFVTGAYKRKLAEQAKWMEEERKRELREAKEDVTKKSDLSDFYFNLGKNVAFGANDAELRKPEKQADSRKAERQPELRELEKLGEKSSAGVSDKVGPSDNLNSPLEVSGIEEKHQGSASTLPERQFLSPDVTPATDTSSAPEETVGEQPSAEQPKRDHHKRNEDAVAAAKERFLARKKAKEQ from the exons ATGAACAAGTTAGGATATGGGTTGAACCTGAGGCTGTCGGCGCAACAGAAGAAGAAGCAACAGTCGTCAAAACCACCCCGTCCGCCTCCATTTGGCTTTAATGATGAGGATGAAGACAATGTCGAAAGAGAGATTTCTCGGCAGGCTAGCAAGAACAAGTCACTCAAGGAT ATTGAGGAACAGCAGAAGAAAGCCCTGGAAGAGGATCCCACTGTATTTGATTATGATGGAgtttatgatgaaatgaaacaGAAGGCTGTTCTACCTCGAGTGCAAGATCAGGAAGAGAGAAAA TCAAGATATATTCAgctattgaaagaaaaaacaaaagaacgtGAGCAATACCGCGAGGTTGTGTTTGAGAGAAAAATTGCTAAAGAGAGAAGCAAAGATGACCACCTCTATGCAGACAAGGACAAATTTGTCACAGGTGCTTACAAAAGGAAACTTGCAGAGCAGGCAAAATGGATGGAGGAAGAACGTAAGCGTGAATTGCGAGAGGCAAAGGAGGAT GTTACAAAGAAGAGTGACTTGAGCGATTTTTACTTCAACCTTGGAAAAAATGTTGCTTTTGGTGCAAATGATGCTGAGTTGAGGAAACCAGAGAAACAGGCCGACTCAAGGAAGGCAGAAAGACAGCCTGAGTTACGAGAGCTAGAGAAGCTTGGAGAAAAAAGCTCTGCAGGTGTATCAGATAAAGTTGGGCCATCAGATAACTTAAATTCACCTTTGGAGGTTTCAGGCATAGAGGAAAAGCATCAAGGTTCAGCTTCCACTCTGCCTGAGAGACAGTTCTTGTCCCCAGATGTAACGCCAGCCACCGACACTTCATCAGCTCCAGAAGAAACTGTAGGTGAACAACCATCAGCAGAACAGCCAAAGCGGGACCATCATAAGAGGAATGAAGATGCGGTAGCTGCAGCTAAAGAACGGTTTTTGGCACGGAAAAAGGCTAAAGAGCAGTAA